A window of the Acidobacteriota bacterium genome harbors these coding sequences:
- a CDS encoding type II toxin-antitoxin system RelE/ParE family toxin, with the protein MRTAFRKSFERDLKKLRKDRQLLRRIREVIEEVEAAGELKELSSLKKLVGGSGQFYRFRLGDYRVGLEIEGTTAVFVRCLHRRDIYRYFP; encoded by the coding sequence GTGAGAACGGCGTTCCGCAAGAGCTTCGAGCGCGACTTGAAGAAGCTGAGAAAAGATAGGCAACTGCTTCGTCGAATCCGCGAAGTGATCGAAGAGGTGGAAGCGGCGGGTGAATTGAAGGAGCTTTCAAGCCTCAAGAAGTTGGTCGGCGGCAGCGGGCAGTTTTATCGCTTTCGTCTCGGCGACTACCGGGTCGGCCTCGAGATCGAAGGCACGACAGCGGTTTTCGTGCGCTGCCTCCATCGCCGCGACATCTACCGATACTTCCCCTGA
- a CDS encoding amidase family protein gives MDESKDIARSPAYRQREMIARGELSARELLEACRRRLDEVNPHINAVVTVSEKAEDEARALDERQARGEELGLLHGLVAGIKDVTPVKGLRTTFGCTVYADNVPDEDALVVRRLRAAGAVILGKTNTPEFAAGGNTFNPVFGRTRNPWNLQRSAGGSTGGGAAALATGIISLAEGTDLGGSLRIPAAFCGVAGLRPSPGLVPTVPSEYLWDNLQVSGGLGRTFPDIALFLQAAAGPSPECPIYQPVQGRDFLGGCLSELPEDLKVAYCADISGYGVDEEVEQACRQAALELRQAGAVVEEVELDLSFARQAFIALRGHWMVCHHLRRLGFLGQFGDNLRGNIEAGLEVTTEELAAAEQARGHLWRLMGDFLQDYHHLLTPTLAVPPFPVEQNYPETIGGQKMKTYIDWLASTFLLSLTSLPVASVPVGPDANGFPAGLQVVGRPLGEEQVLCTARHLHDLSSPGLPRLPG, from the coding sequence ATGGATGAGAGCAAAGATATCGCTCGCTCGCCGGCCTACCGGCAGCGGGAGATGATCGCCCGAGGCGAGTTGTCGGCGCGCGAGCTTCTGGAGGCTTGTCGGAGACGGTTAGACGAAGTCAACCCGCACATCAACGCGGTTGTGACGGTTTCGGAAAAGGCCGAGGACGAGGCCAGGGCCCTGGATGAGCGGCAGGCGCGGGGAGAGGAACTGGGGCTTCTGCATGGACTGGTGGCGGGCATCAAGGACGTGACGCCGGTGAAAGGCCTGCGCACCACCTTCGGGTGCACGGTCTACGCCGACAACGTCCCCGACGAGGACGCGCTGGTGGTGCGCCGCCTGCGGGCCGCCGGGGCCGTCATCCTGGGCAAGACCAACACCCCCGAGTTCGCCGCCGGCGGCAACACCTTCAACCCCGTCTTCGGACGCACCCGCAATCCCTGGAACCTGCAGCGCAGCGCCGGCGGATCCACCGGGGGCGGAGCGGCGGCGCTGGCCACCGGCATCATTTCGCTGGCCGAAGGCACCGACCTGGGCGGGTCGCTGCGCATCCCGGCGGCCTTTTGCGGAGTGGCTGGCCTGCGTCCTTCGCCGGGACTGGTGCCCACCGTCCCCTCCGAGTACTTGTGGGACAACCTGCAGGTCAGCGGCGGACTGGGACGCACCTTCCCCGACATCGCCCTCTTCCTGCAAGCCGCCGCCGGACCGTCCCCTGAGTGCCCCATCTACCAGCCCGTCCAGGGACGCGACTTCCTGGGGGGATGCCTGAGCGAACTCCCCGAAGACCTGAAAGTCGCCTACTGCGCCGACATCTCCGGCTACGGCGTCGATGAGGAGGTCGAGCAGGCCTGCCGCCAGGCCGCCCTGGAACTGCGCCAGGCGGGAGCCGTGGTGGAAGAGGTCGAACTCGACCTCTCCTTCGCCCGCCAGGCCTTCATCGCTTTAAGAGGGCACTGGATGGTCTGTCATCACCTGCGGCGCTTAGGCTTTCTGGGACAGTTCGGCGACAACCTGCGCGGCAACATCGAAGCCGGACTCGAGGTCACGACCGAGGAACTGGCCGCCGCCGAGCAGGCCCGGGGACATCTGTGGCGCCTCATGGGCGATTTCTTGCAGGACTACCACCACCTGCTCACGCCCACCCTGGCCGTCCCGCCCTTTCCTGTGGAGCAGAACTACCCCGAGACCATCGGCGGCCAGAAGATGAAGACCTACATCGACTGGCTGGCCTCCACCTTCCTGCTCAGCCTGACCAGCCTGCCCGTGGCCTCGGTCCCGGTGGGACCGGACGCCAACGGTTTCCCGGCGGGCCTGCAGGTAGTGGGGCGTCCGCTGGGCGAAGAGCAAGTCCTCTGCACCGCCCGCCACCTCCACGACCTCTCCTCTCCCGGCCTGCCGCGGCTGCCGGGTTAG
- a CDS encoding ClbS/DfsB family four-helix bundle protein — MPIPTTRDELIEMTRSAFQKLQAELEAAGPRAGDVPCVETWSVKDLLAVRAWWTERVIDWVEAGRRGQVPVLPAQGYRWTETPRLNDDLVKKARPESYRSVRSRLEKGYERVMRTIDSLDDRELLQAGVFEWAGKYPVSRWISINTARQYTTARTLIRRALKQR, encoded by the coding sequence ATGCCGATACCGACGACACGCGACGAACTCATCGAAATGACCCGCTCGGCTTTCCAGAAGCTGCAGGCCGAGCTGGAGGCAGCAGGTCCGCGAGCGGGTGATGTGCCCTGTGTCGAGACCTGGAGCGTCAAAGATCTCCTGGCGGTGCGGGCTTGGTGGACGGAACGGGTGATCGACTGGGTCGAGGCGGGCCGGCGGGGCCAGGTCCCGGTGTTGCCCGCCCAGGGATACCGATGGACCGAGACGCCCCGGCTCAACGACGATCTGGTCAAGAAGGCACGGCCAGAGTCCTATCGTTCCGTGCGCTCCCGCCTTGAAAAGGGCTACGAGCGGGTCATGCGAACGATCGATTCCCTCGACGACCGGGAGTTGCTGCAGGCCGGCGTCTTCGAGTGGGCCGGCAAATATCCGGTCTCGCGCTGGATCTCGATCAACACGGCCCGACAATACACCACCGCCCGAACCCTCATCCGCCGCGCCCTCAAGCAGCGTTAG
- a CDS encoding acyl-CoA synthetase, giving the protein MTKGVTAPLLEQVQAFASRTALADGGGSYTYGQVRARARAVAAHLLKTADEPLQDLEEARVAFLAEPGIDYVSVLLGIWMAGGVAVPLCALHPPREQRYVIHDTGARRFDLEELDADPHSGEGADMPQLSPDRRAMILYTSGTTSRPKGVVTTHANIAAQVETLVEAWGWRQDDRILHVLPLHHTHGIVNAMLCAFWCGACVEFLPRFDAAEAWERLAGGRITLFMAVPTIYARLIRHWEECTARQRRRLSRGCRELRLMVSGSAALPAGDFRRWKEISGHDLLERYGMTEIGMALSNPLQGERRPGFVGRPLPGVDLRLVDEGGEPFEEEGRSGQIQVKGPMVFLEYWNRPQATAESFTEDGYFKTGDMAVVENGCYRILGRSSVDIIKTGGYKVSALEIEDVLRTHPAIAECAVVGVPDPEWGERVCAALVPAPSAQGAENAAQSPAPDIESLRGWCRDKLAAYKIPKDLRTVESLPRNVLGKVTKPEVKKLFQVRSREQETS; this is encoded by the coding sequence ATGACGAAAGGCGTCACAGCGCCGCTGCTGGAGCAGGTACAAGCCTTCGCCTCGCGGACGGCTCTGGCCGACGGCGGCGGATCCTATACCTATGGACAGGTGCGGGCGCGGGCGCGGGCTGTGGCGGCTCATCTGCTCAAGACCGCCGACGAGCCGCTGCAAGACCTGGAGGAAGCCCGCGTGGCCTTCTTGGCCGAGCCGGGAATCGACTACGTTTCGGTTCTCTTGGGCATCTGGATGGCGGGAGGCGTCGCCGTACCCTTGTGCGCGCTGCATCCCCCCCGCGAGCAGCGTTACGTCATCCACGACACCGGGGCCCGCCGCTTCGATCTTGAGGAACTCGACGCCGACCCTCATTCCGGTGAAGGCGCAGACATGCCGCAGCTCTCGCCCGACCGCCGCGCCATGATTCTCTACACCAGCGGAACCACCTCGCGTCCCAAGGGCGTGGTCACGACCCATGCCAACATCGCCGCCCAGGTGGAGACGCTGGTCGAGGCCTGGGGGTGGAGACAGGACGACCGCATCCTGCACGTGCTGCCCCTGCACCACACCCACGGCATCGTCAACGCCATGCTGTGCGCCTTCTGGTGCGGAGCCTGCGTGGAGTTCTTGCCCCGCTTCGATGCCGCCGAAGCCTGGGAGCGCCTGGCCGGCGGACGCATCACGCTCTTCATGGCCGTCCCAACCATCTACGCCCGCCTCATCCGCCACTGGGAAGAATGCACCGCCCGGCAGCGACGCCGCCTCTCCCGAGGCTGCCGCGAGCTGCGCCTGATGGTGTCGGGATCGGCCGCCCTGCCCGCGGGCGATTTCCGCCGCTGGAAGGAGATCAGCGGGCACGACCTGCTGGAACGCTACGGCATGACCGAGATCGGGATGGCGCTTTCAAACCCGCTGCAAGGCGAGCGCCGTCCGGGATTCGTGGGGCGTCCGCTGCCGGGGGTCGACCTTCGGCTGGTCGACGAGGGGGGCGAGCCCTTTGAAGAAGAAGGCCGCAGCGGGCAAATCCAGGTCAAAGGGCCGATGGTCTTTCTGGAGTATTGGAACCGTCCTCAGGCCACTGCCGAATCCTTCACCGAGGACGGTTATTTCAAGACCGGCGACATGGCGGTCGTCGAGAACGGCTGCTACCGCATCCTGGGACGCTCTTCGGTTGACATCATCAAGACCGGCGGATATAAGGTTTCGGCGCTGGAAATCGAGGACGTCTTGCGGACGCATCCCGCCATTGCCGAATGCGCCGTGGTGGGTGTGCCCGATCCGGAATGGGGCGAACGGGTGTGCGCAGCCTTGGTTCCGGCCCCTTCGGCGCAGGGGGCGGAAAACGCCGCCCAATCCCCGGCGCCCGACATCGAAAGCCTGCGCGGCTGGTGCAGGGACAAGCTGGCCGCCTACAAGATTCCCAAAGACCTGCGGACGGTGGAGTCCTTGCCCCGCAACGTGCTGGGCAAGGTGACCAAGCCCGAGGTCAAGAAGCTTTTCCAGGTCCGCAGTCGAGAGCAGGAGACATCATGA
- a CDS encoding YwqG family protein, which produces MENKDFYADVLRKLREAGLEELARTIALKARDSIRIERDEGSSGAAVPSKLGGRPDLPPTFAWPVGESHPLAFLAQFNLSEVAPLAEETGLPGEGALYVFYDWQQQPWGFEAQDCDGWRIVYLLPEDLHTLEALEPPAEDPEACPFFKEIFLRFYRQRTLPGPDSPELEALDLDDDDLDAYCDIIGELEEEHRPLHQFFGYPTQDQSTDMPAEAAKLASQAFPKTPPPAKPEGDEWVMLLQIDSDDEAGFMWGDMGRLHFWIRRDDLRYRRFERAWMFLLCG; this is translated from the coding sequence ATGGAGAATAAAGATTTTTACGCTGATGTTTTAAGGAAGCTGCGCGAGGCGGGGCTGGAGGAACTGGCCCGCACGATCGCCCTCAAGGCTCGGGACTCGATCCGCATCGAGCGGGACGAAGGCTCAAGCGGGGCGGCCGTGCCCTCCAAGCTGGGGGGCAGGCCCGATCTTCCCCCTACCTTTGCCTGGCCCGTAGGCGAATCTCATCCGCTGGCATTCCTGGCCCAGTTCAATCTTTCCGAGGTGGCCCCTCTGGCCGAAGAGACCGGCCTGCCCGGCGAGGGGGCGCTCTATGTTTTCTACGACTGGCAGCAACAGCCCTGGGGATTCGAAGCCCAGGACTGCGACGGCTGGCGGATCGTCTATCTCCTGCCTGAAGACCTTCATACGCTGGAAGCACTCGAACCGCCTGCCGAAGACCCCGAGGCCTGTCCCTTCTTCAAGGAGATCTTCCTGCGCTTCTACCGTCAGCGGACGCTTCCTGGCCCCGACAGCCCCGAGCTGGAGGCTCTCGATCTCGACGACGACGACCTAGACGCCTACTGCGACATCATCGGCGAGCTTGAGGAAGAGCACCGCCCCCTGCATCAGTTCTTCGGCTACCCCACCCAGGACCAGTCAACCGACATGCCTGCAGAGGCCGCCAAGCTGGCTTCACAAGCCTTCCCCAAAACCCCTCCACCCGCCAAACCCGAAGGGGACGAGTGGGTCATGCTGCTGCAGATCGACAGCGACGACGAAGCGGGATTCATGTGGGGCGACATGGGACGGCTGCATTTCTGGATCCGCCGCGACGACCTGCGCTACCGCCGCTTCGAGCGAGCTTGGATGTTTTTGCTTTGCGGCTAG
- a CDS encoding cyclase family protein, with translation MKKIYDLSQPLNQDAPFWPYYPPFEVKYIKRKAEHGVNAQYIQTSNHMGTHLDAPRHFVTSGRTIDQIPLDWLYGPGVIVDLSDEMDDLAAYTPEMIEDRVEIRNGDILLLHTGWHRYAQFGDEADEERYIHLHPGAHPRMVDWLLEKKIRIWGVDCISTDHPMCLPIGRFLGKGMHGHCDRVRKLCEEKFGGAEALEKLFPDSAYQLTHNALFPHDCMHIENLGGEIDNPELANKRLTLGVFPWLFKGGEAAFCRVVAFGDR, from the coding sequence ATGAAGAAAATCTATGATCTCAGCCAACCCCTCAACCAGGACGCGCCTTTCTGGCCCTACTATCCGCCCTTCGAGGTCAAGTACATCAAGCGCAAAGCCGAGCATGGCGTCAACGCTCAGTACATCCAGACCTCCAACCACATGGGCACCCATCTCGACGCTCCCCGCCATTTCGTCACCAGCGGACGCACCATCGACCAGATCCCCCTGGACTGGCTCTACGGTCCCGGAGTCATCGTCGACCTCAGCGACGAGATGGACGACCTGGCCGCCTACACCCCCGAGATGATCGAGGACCGGGTAGAAATCAGGAACGGCGACATCCTGCTCCTGCACACGGGATGGCACCGCTACGCCCAGTTCGGCGATGAGGCCGACGAAGAGCGCTACATCCACCTCCATCCCGGCGCCCATCCCAGGATGGTGGACTGGCTGCTGGAAAAGAAAATCCGCATCTGGGGCGTGGACTGCATCTCCACCGACCATCCCATGTGCCTTCCCATCGGGCGCTTTCTGGGCAAAGGGATGCACGGCCACTGCGACCGGGTGCGCAAACTCTGCGAAGAGAAGTTCGGCGGCGCTGAAGCACTGGAGAAGCTCTTCCCCGACAGCGCCTACCAGTTGACCCACAACGCCCTTTTCCCCCACGACTGCATGCATATCGAAAACCTGGGCGGAGAGATCGACAACCCCGAGCTGGCCAATAAACGCCTTACGCTGGGCGTCTTTCCCTGGTTGTTCAAAGGCGGCGAAGCGGCCTTCTGCCGGGTGGTGGCCTTCGGCGACCGTTAA
- a CDS encoding antitoxin → MSELDQEEKEILEAYEGGRLKRSKGAAQTQKLHKEYADAMFRKDARINIRLSSKDLRGLQKRALAEGIPYQTLIASVLHKYVEGRLREPGG, encoded by the coding sequence ATGAGTGAACTGGATCAGGAAGAGAAGGAAATCCTGGAGGCGTATGAAGGGGGAAGGCTCAAGCGCTCCAAAGGCGCTGCGCAGACCCAGAAGCTCCACAAGGAGTATGCCGATGCCATGTTCCGCAAGGATGCGAGAATCAACATTCGGCTGTCCTCGAAGGACCTTCGCGGATTGCAGAAGCGGGCCCTGGCTGAGGGCATTCCCTATCAAACGCTGATTGCCAGCGTGCTTCACAAGTACGTCGAGGGACGGCTTCGCGAGCCTGGCGGCTGA
- a CDS encoding BrnT family toxin, which yields MKFIVWNPDKNDTLKAQRGISFEDVVFHIRAGDIIETVDHPNQDRYPGQQIHVIEIEGYVYLVPFVESDEEVFLKTIIPSRKATKKHGGSKDE from the coding sequence GTGAAGTTCATCGTCTGGAACCCGGACAAGAACGACACCCTCAAAGCTCAGCGAGGCATCTCGTTTGAGGACGTCGTCTTCCACATTCGGGCCGGCGACATCATCGAAACCGTCGATCATCCGAATCAGGATCGGTACCCCGGACAACAGATTCATGTGATCGAGATCGAGGGTTACGTTTACCTGGTGCCTTTTGTCGAATCGGATGAGGAGGTCTTTCTGAAGACCATCATTCCGAGCCGAAAGGCCACGAAGAAGCACGGAGGTTCAAAGGATGAGTGA
- a CDS encoding xanthine dehydrogenase family protein subunit M: MKPPAFDYHAPRTDEEALQLLKRYGGEAKVLAGGQSLIPAMNFRLARPAVLVDINAIGDLAYIVEEASGGVRIGSMTRQRTVETSPLVRDCSPLLHAAMPWIAHLQIRNRGTIGGSLVHADPAAELPAVMLALRARLRLESQEDERWLSARDFFTGFFSTALAENEMLCEIVVPCLPPRSGTAFREFARRHGDYALAGCCAVLTLEEDRGDPEQIKEARLTYFSVADGPVEAAQAQALLAGQQPSVDLFAEAARVAAHNDLDPPGDIHATPQFRRHLAQVLTRQALKQALQRALSTGE; this comes from the coding sequence GTGAAGCCTCCGGCCTTTGACTACCACGCCCCTCGAACCGACGAGGAAGCCCTGCAACTGCTGAAACGCTACGGCGGCGAGGCCAAAGTGCTGGCGGGCGGCCAGAGCCTCATCCCGGCCATGAACTTCCGGCTGGCGCGTCCAGCGGTGCTGGTCGACATCAACGCCATCGGCGATCTGGCCTACATCGTGGAAGAGGCCTCGGGAGGCGTCCGCATCGGTTCCATGACCCGCCAGCGCACCGTTGAGACCAGTCCGCTGGTGCGCGACTGCTCGCCGCTGCTGCATGCCGCCATGCCCTGGATCGCCCACCTGCAGATCCGCAACCGCGGCACTATCGGAGGCAGCCTGGTTCACGCCGATCCAGCCGCCGAGCTTCCCGCCGTCATGCTGGCCCTGCGCGCCCGCTTGCGGCTGGAAAGCCAGGAGGACGAGCGCTGGCTCTCGGCCCGCGACTTCTTTACAGGATTCTTTTCCACCGCCCTGGCCGAGAACGAAATGCTCTGCGAAATCGTGGTGCCCTGCCTGCCGCCCCGTTCAGGCACCGCCTTCCGCGAGTTCGCCCGCCGCCACGGAGACTACGCCCTGGCCGGATGCTGCGCCGTCCTCACCCTGGAGGAAGACCGTGGCGACCCGGAACAGATCAAAGAAGCCCGCCTCACCTACTTCTCGGTGGCCGACGGTCCCGTCGAGGCTGCTCAGGCCCAGGCCCTGTTGGCCGGACAGCAGCCCTCCGTAGACCTCTTCGCCGAAGCCGCCCGCGTCGCCGCCCACAATGACCTCGATCCCCCCGGAGACATCCACGCCACCCCTCAATTCCGCCGCCACCTGGCCCAAGTCCTCACCCGCCAGGCTCTGAAACAAGCCCTACAGCGGGCACTCTCCACCGGAGAGTAA
- a CDS encoding NCS1 family nucleobase:cation symporter-1 produces MRDQVLDNPLINKDLAPTRDEERTWGLWHIASLWVGMSVCIPTYMLASSMISAGMTWQESLVAIFLGNAIVLLPLILNAHAGTRYGIPFPVFARAAFGTKGAHIPSMLRSLVACGWFGIQTWIGGTAINVVMGILWPGWAKLGGSFSFMGYGLPEYLSFIVFWLINMYFVWAGTESIKWLETLAAPFLIVVGLALLWWAASKVGGIGAILEKSDELAAQRPPSSGLHFMGALFIPWLTAMVGFWATLSLNIPDFTRYARSQKDQALGQAVGLLTTMPLFAFIGVAVTSATVILYGHAVWNPVELLQILSQEERSPMLGLIAMLFLGLATLSTNIAANVVAPANSFANLNPRFIGFRQGGLIAGIIGILIFPWELLEMYQTWLISYSGLLGAVGGVLLCDYYCIRRTQLDSEALYDPAGAYCYGNGFNSAALVALVAGIAAALAGRLHPSLDFLFNGAWFTATAVSMLVYWLAMRNSSARAQ; encoded by the coding sequence ATGCGCGATCAAGTGCTCGACAATCCGCTCATCAACAAAGACCTGGCCCCCACCCGCGACGAGGAGCGCACCTGGGGACTCTGGCATATCGCTTCGCTGTGGGTGGGGATGAGCGTCTGCATCCCCACCTACATGCTGGCTTCGAGCATGATCTCGGCGGGAATGACCTGGCAGGAAAGCCTGGTGGCCATCTTCCTGGGCAACGCCATCGTGCTGCTGCCGCTGATCCTCAACGCCCACGCCGGCACCCGCTACGGCATCCCCTTTCCCGTCTTCGCCCGCGCGGCTTTCGGAACCAAGGGCGCCCACATCCCCTCGATGCTGCGTTCGCTGGTGGCTTGCGGATGGTTCGGCATCCAGACCTGGATCGGCGGAACCGCCATCAACGTGGTCATGGGCATCCTCTGGCCGGGCTGGGCCAAGCTGGGCGGGAGCTTCAGCTTCATGGGCTACGGACTGCCCGAGTACCTCAGCTTCATCGTCTTCTGGCTCATCAACATGTATTTCGTGTGGGCCGGGACCGAGTCCATCAAGTGGCTTGAAACGCTGGCCGCGCCCTTTCTCATCGTGGTCGGTCTGGCGCTGCTTTGGTGGGCCGCTTCCAAAGTGGGAGGGATCGGGGCCATCCTGGAGAAGTCGGATGAGTTGGCAGCCCAGCGTCCGCCCAGCAGCGGGCTACATTTCATGGGGGCTCTCTTCATCCCCTGGCTGACGGCCATGGTCGGCTTCTGGGCCACCCTGTCTCTCAACATTCCCGACTTCACCCGCTACGCCCGCAGCCAGAAGGACCAGGCCCTGGGACAGGCGGTGGGACTGCTGACCACCATGCCGCTCTTCGCCTTCATCGGCGTGGCCGTCACCTCGGCCACCGTGATCCTCTACGGGCATGCGGTGTGGAATCCGGTGGAGCTGCTGCAGATCCTCAGCCAAGAGGAACGTTCGCCCATGCTGGGGCTGATCGCCATGCTCTTTTTGGGCCTCGCCACACTGAGCACCAACATCGCCGCCAACGTGGTGGCGCCCGCCAACAGCTTCGCCAACCTCAATCCGCGTTTCATCGGCTTCCGCCAGGGCGGACTCATCGCGGGCATCATCGGCATCCTCATCTTTCCCTGGGAGTTGCTGGAGATGTACCAGACCTGGCTCATCAGCTACTCGGGACTGCTGGGGGCGGTGGGCGGCGTGCTGCTTTGCGACTATTACTGCATCCGGCGCACCCAACTCGACTCCGAGGCGCTCTACGATCCCGCCGGGGCTTATTGCTACGGAAACGGTTTCAACAGCGCGGCACTCGTGGCGCTGGTGGCCGGCATCGCCGCCGCCTTGGCGGGAAGACTGCATCCCAGCCTCGACTTCCTCTTCAACGGCGCCTGGTTTACCGCCACCGCCGTCTCCATGCTGGTTTACTGGCTGGCCATGCGCAACAGCAGCGCGAGGGCGCAATGA
- the ftsH gene encoding ATP-dependent zinc metalloprotease FtsH: protein MRRQRGERPTEWLLARASGDEKASGKKKRFSRSDGGGKGGLGQGMQSWSLMWRVLFIALLIWLLLQIPWGGQEGREISYSQFRRFVEQGRVAEITVQGEQVSGRLKTVWGDRSGAQDSTGGEGDGGSDASVSGRGAQFVTYLPTFGDDGLFEELRSQGVEIKTRPSGEGENLWMLVFTLLPFIFLIALAIFFMRRMQNQGQGIFNIGRSRAKSYDRSGKRTSFDEVAGCEGAKRELQELIAFLKDPQRFRKLGGKPPTGVLLVGPPGTGKTLLARATAGEAEVPFYSLTGSDFMEMFVGVGASRVRDLFEQARKNAPCIVFIDELDSIGRRRGAGLGGGHDEREQTLNQLLSEMDGFESHHGVIVLAATNRPDILDRALLRPGRFDRHITVDMPTAKARQAILRVHTRNTPLADDVDIEELARATPGFSGADLENLVNEAALLAGREEKKSVDRDAFEQARDKVLMGLRREGLTLSEKDRKILAYHEAGHAVVAARLPNADPVHKVTIIPRGRAMGVTQQLPTEDKYLYDKEYLLDRLAVVLGGRASERLIFETSTSGAADDLKQAAQMARKMVIEWGMSEKVGQLAWGGEHDEVFLGQELTQRRHYSESTADEIDVEIKLIVDSAFQRATETLKENREGLDRLAARLLEKEEVDGKQVLELLSENGSEPPQPEQAGDGEEEE, encoded by the coding sequence ATGCGAAGACAGCGTGGCGAAAGGCCCACTGAATGGTTGCTGGCCCGGGCTTCAGGCGACGAAAAAGCCTCCGGCAAAAAGAAACGCTTTTCCCGCTCAGACGGCGGCGGGAAGGGAGGTTTGGGCCAGGGAATGCAGTCCTGGTCGCTGATGTGGCGGGTGCTCTTCATCGCCCTCCTCATCTGGCTGCTGCTGCAGATCCCCTGGGGAGGCCAGGAGGGCCGCGAGATCAGCTACAGCCAGTTCCGCCGCTTTGTCGAGCAGGGACGGGTGGCCGAGATCACCGTCCAGGGCGAGCAGGTCAGCGGACGCCTCAAGACCGTCTGGGGAGACCGCTCCGGCGCCCAGGACTCCACCGGCGGGGAAGGGGACGGCGGCTCCGACGCCTCCGTCAGCGGACGCGGCGCCCAGTTCGTCACCTACCTGCCGACCTTCGGCGACGACGGACTCTTCGAGGAACTGCGCAGCCAGGGGGTGGAGATCAAGACCCGCCCCTCGGGAGAGGGCGAAAACCTGTGGATGCTCGTCTTCACGCTGCTGCCCTTCATCTTCCTGATCGCCTTGGCCATTTTCTTCATGCGCCGCATGCAGAACCAGGGACAGGGCATCTTCAACATCGGCCGTTCGCGGGCCAAGTCCTACGACCGCAGCGGCAAGCGCACCAGCTTCGACGAAGTGGCCGGCTGCGAGGGCGCCAAGCGGGAACTGCAGGAACTGATCGCCTTCCTCAAAGATCCCCAGCGCTTCCGCAAGCTGGGCGGCAAGCCTCCCACGGGCGTTTTGCTGGTGGGTCCGCCGGGGACTGGAAAGACGCTGCTGGCCCGCGCCACCGCCGGAGAGGCCGAAGTGCCCTTTTACAGCCTGACCGGTTCCGACTTCATGGAGATGTTCGTGGGCGTGGGCGCTTCGCGGGTGCGCGACCTCTTCGAGCAGGCCCGCAAGAACGCTCCCTGCATCGTCTTCATCGACGAACTCGACTCCATCGGACGGCGCCGCGGCGCCGGACTGGGCGGCGGGCACGACGAGCGCGAGCAGACCCTCAACCAGCTTCTGTCCGAGATGGACGGCTTCGAGTCCCACCACGGGGTCATCGTGCTGGCCGCCACCAACCGTCCCGACATTCTCGACCGGGCCTTGCTGCGTCCGGGACGCTTCGACCGCCACATCACCGTCGACATGCCCACCGCCAAGGCCCGCCAGGCCATCCTCAGGGTGCACACCCGCAACACGCCGCTGGCCGACGACGTCGACATCGAAGAACTGGCCCGCGCCACGCCCGGTTTCAGCGGAGCCGACCTGGAGAACCTGGTCAACGAAGCCGCCCTGCTGGCGGGACGGGAAGAGAAGAAATCAGTCGATCGGGACGCCTTCGAGCAAGCCCGCGACAAGGTCCTGATGGGACTGCGCCGCGAGGGCCTCACGCTGAGCGAAAAAGACCGCAAAATCCTGGCCTACCACGAAGCCGGACACGCCGTGGTGGCCGCCAGGCTTCCCAACGCCGATCCCGTCCACAAGGTCACCATCATCCCCCGCGGACGCGCCATGGGCGTCACTCAGCAGCTTCCCACCGAAGACAAGTACCTCTACGACAAGGAATACCTGCTCGACCGCCTGGCCGTGGTGCTGGGAGGACGCGCTTCCGAACGCCTCATCTTCGAGACCTCCACCAGCGGAGCCGCCGACGACCTCAAGCAGGCCGCCCAAATGGCCCGCAAGATGGTGATCGAGTGGGGAATGAGCGAGAAGGTGGGGCAGTTGGCCTGGGGCGGCGAGCACGACGAGGTCTTCCTGGGGCAGGAACTCACCCAGCGCCGCCACTACAGCGAGTCCACCGCCGACGAGATCGACGTCGAGATCAAGCTCATCGTCGATTCGGCCTTCCAACGCGCCACCGAGACCCTCAAAGAAAACCGCGAAGGCCTCGACCGCCTTGCCGCACGTCTGCTGGAAAAAGAAGAAGTCGACGGCAAGCAAGTCCTGGAACTGCTCTCCGAAAACGGCTCAGAGCCGCCGCAGCCCGAGCAGGCCGGCGACGGCGAGGAAGAGGAATAG